In Marinibacterium anthonyi, the DNA window CACCTTCGCCGCCACCCCCGGCAACGTCGAAAACGCCGAAAACGGCGCTTTGGCCTGCGACCACTACCACCGGTACGAGGCAGACCTCGACCTGATCGCGGCTGCCGGTTTCGACTGCTACCGCTTCTCCACCTCCTGGGCGCGCGTCCTGCCCGAAGGTCGCGGCACGCCCAATCCCGAAGGCCTCGATTTCTACGACCGCCTCGTCGACGCCATGCTAGAACGCGGCCTCAAACCCTGCGCCACGCTCTACCACTGGGAACTGCCCTCGCCCCTGGCCGACCTCGGCGGCTGGACCAACCGCGACATCGCCGGCTGGTTCGCGGACTTCACCGAAGTCATCATGTCCCGCATCGGCGACCGCGTGTACAACGCCGCCCCCATCAACGAACCCTGGTGCGTCGGCTGGCTGAGCCATTTCATGGGCATCCACGCGCCCGGCCTGCGCAACATCCGCGCCACCGCCCGGGCCATGCACCACGTGCTGCTGGCCCACGGCCGCGCCATCCAGGTCATGCGCGGCCTCGGCATGGACAACCTCGGCGGCGTCTTCAACATGGAATGGGCCAACCCCGCCGACGACACGCCCGAAGCCGCCCGCGCCGCCGCCCTCTATGACGGCTATTACAACCGCTTCTTCCTGTCCGGCGTCTTCCACAAACGCTATCCCGACAACGTCATGGAAGGGTTCGCCCCCCACATGCCGACCGGCTGGCAGGACGATTTCGACACCATCGGCCAGCGCCTCGATTGGTGCGGCATCAATTACTACACCCGCAAGAACATCGCCCCCAACTCCGGCCCCTGGCCATCGCTGGACGAAGTCGACGGCCCCCTGCCGAAAACCGAAATGGACTGGGAAATCTATCCCGACGGCCTGTACAACTTCCTCACCCGCACCGCCAAGGACTACACCGGCGACCTGCCGCTGCATGTCACCGAAAACGGCATGGCCAGCGCCGACATCCTGGAAAACGGCGCCGTAGACGACGCCCCCCGCATCGCCTACCTGAACGACCACATGGCCGCGATCCACCGCGCCATCGCCGACGGCGTGCCGCTCAAAAGCTATTTCGTCTGGTCGCTTCTGGACAATTACGAATGGTCGCGCGGCTACGAAAAACGCTTCGGACTGGTGCATATGGATTTCGACACACTGGAACGTACCCCCAAAGCGTCCTATCACGCGCTCAAACAGGCGCTGACCTGACTGACCTGACCGACCACAGGACGACATCATGACCACCCCCTGGTTTCTCTGCGCCGATATCGGCGGCACCAATCTGCGCCTGCGCGCCTATGACGCCGGCGGCACCCGCGCCTCGCAGCAGCACGAAACCGCGGGCCCGGGGGAACTGGCCGAACATTTCGGCGCCTTTGCCGCCGCCCAGGGCAGCGCGCCGGAACTTGTCGTCGCCGCCGTCGCCGGCCCGGTGCTGAACAACCGCGTGCAACTGACCAATGCCGCCAAGTCGCTCAGCGGCGGCGACCTCAGGCGCACCACCGGCGCGCCCGAAGCCTTCCTGATCAACGATTTCGCCGCCGCCTCCTGGGCCACGGCCCGCACCACGCCCGACGACCTGCTCTGCCTGCAGGGCGCGGCCCAGCCCCCGGCCGAAGGCGTCCACGTCGTCGTCGGCCCCGGCACCGGGCTGGGCGTCGGCACGCTGGTGTTCCGCAACGGCGTCCACACCGCCATCCCCGGCGAAGGCGGCCACGTGGCGCTTGCCCCCACCTCGCGCGAGGAACTCGAAATCTTCGACGCCTTCCGCAAGCTCTGGCCCGAAGTATTCTATGGCGATGGCCTGACCTGCGAATCCGAAGCCATGCTCAGCGGCACCGGCCTGCCGATCCTCTACCGCGCGGTGCAGGACGTGATGGGCGACACCGGCCCGCACCTGGACGCAAAGGGCGTGCTGACTGCCGCCCACCAAGACCGCGATCCCGTCGCCCACCGCGTCGCCCATATCTTCCGCTCGCACCTGGCGCGGCTGTCAGGCGACATCGGGCTGCTCAACGGTGCCGACAGCGTCTTCCTGGTGGGCGGCGTGGCCACCAAGAACCCCTGGCTGTTCGACGACACCTTCGTCGATGCCTTCAACCAGGGCGGCCGGTTCACGGCGCTGCGGCGTTCCATAAACCTCTATCTTTTGCGCAATCCCGACTTCGGATTGCTCGGCGCGTGGAATTACGCGGTGCACTGGATGGATACGCATCTGGGCTGACGGAACGGCCCCCTTGGCACCGCCGGTTCGCGCACCTAGCTTCTGACGGGAAAGGGGCCTTCCCACATGCAACATTTCTCCTTCCTCGATCTTTCGCCCGTGCCCGAGGGCCAGACCGTGGCCGATGCGCTGGCCCATACGGTCGACCTGGCCCGGCATGCCGAACGGCTGGGCTATCACCGCTACTGGCTGGCGGAACATCACAACATGCCCGGCATCGCCAGCGCCGCCACCGCCCTGGTCATCGGCCAGGTGGCCGCGGCGACCAGGACCATGCGCGTGGGAGCGGGGGGCATCATGCTGCCCAATCATTCGCCGCTGATGGTGGCGGAAAACTTCGGCACGCTGGCCACGCTCTACCCCGGCCGCATCGACCTCGGCCTTGGCCGCGCGCCCGGATCCGACATGCCCACGGCCCGCGCCCTGCGCCGCCACATGTCCCCCGAAGACACCTTCCCCCAGGACGTGGTCGAACTGATCGGCTTCCTGGGCGACAGCACCCCCAGCCAGCCGGTCCGCGCCATCCCCGGCGAAGGCACCCATGTCCCGGTCTGGATCCTCGGCTCCAGCCTCTTTGGCGCGCAACTGGCCGCGCACCTTGGCCTGCCTTATGCCTTCGCCTCGCATTTTGCGCCGCAACTGCTGGCCGAGGCGCTGCACATCTACCGCGACCGCTTCCAGCCTTCGGCCGTCCTCGACCGCCCCCACGTCATGGTCGCCGCCGGCGTCTGCGCCGCGGACACGGATGCCGAAGCAGACTTCCACCGCTCGTCCCAGATCCTGTCCTTCGCCCGCCTGCGCACCGGCCGCCCCGGCAAGCTGCCCTACCCGGTCAAGGACGTGATGACCGAGATCCCGCCGCATGTGATGTCCCAGGTGCAGTCTTCGCTGTCGGTCTCGGCCACGGGCAGCCCCGCGACCGTGCGCCGGGAATTGTCGACGATCCTCGACACCTATGCCCCGGACGAACTGATCATCACCGGCATGATCCACGACCACGCCGCGCGCATCCGGTCTCTGGAAATCGCGTCCGAGGTTCTGTCGGACCTGCAGGACAGCAGCGTCGCCGCTTGATTCTGCAGCGGCCCGCCAGACGGTCACGTCGGGCCGGGTATTTGGAAAGAGAAAGAAGCAGCAGTGCGGCTTTGTCTTCTTTCTCTTCACAAATACCCCAGCCCGCTGACCGCACGCGTGGCGTCCCGAGGTTCTGGACCCTCAGCCCGTCCGCTTGCGACGATGGTAGGTCAGCGCGGCGGCAACACAGATCGACAGGGCCTCTTCGTCCAGGTCCCGATCCACTGGAACCAGGATCGCGCGACTGCCTTCAAATGCCAGCCGGACACCCAGCATCTGCTGCCAGTCCTGAACGAGGCTGGTCCGGCAATTGACCAGCAGCTTGACATGCGCGCCGACCTTGTCCGCCCCGATGCGCACCGTCGTGCCCGCGCTTCCAGGCAGATACGCCGGCTCGCCCCATTTCAGGGTTTCCTCCAGGGTGGTCCCCTGCTGCGCGGCGACCCTCAGGACCAGGTCGCGCAGTTCCAGCGCCCGCATCCGCACCGACCGCTGCATGGCGTCGAAGACAAGCGAGACTTCGGCCGGGATCGCCCCGACAGGGGATGCATCAGTCGGCACGATCAGCAATGAAGGCCGTGGGAGGGGAGGTATCCGGGTGGTACAAAACGGACAAGTCCTCCCTCAAGGATAGTACAAAACAGTCGAAACCAGTGCTGCGCCCAGCGCCGCAGATGGCCCTGATCTTCGCTCGAAGCTGCAATGAAATCCAGCCCGCAGCGCATAGCGCGACGCAGACGGCGGGTCCTGGATCCGTGTCCCGGGTCTTTGCCGGGCGCGGAGTGCCGGAAATTCAGCGGGCGTCAGCCATCGGTTTTCTCCTGCGTCGAAGGCCCTGTACGCAGAGAGATCGGCAGAGAGGCAGCGGATGCATCCACTCTCGGCAGACCAGGCAATCCCGGCCACCTGGGTGGCGTGGTGCCAACGCCAGTTCCGTAAAGAATTTCTTGCGTGAAGATGGGCCATGCCAAAGCTCGACAAACAGCTTGAACGGCTTCGATCCACAGGATCTCGGGCGGGAGCCGATCCCGAGGCCGGGCTTCCCGATCTCCGAATGCAGTTTCGCTTCAATAATTTGTTTTGAAATAATAAAACTGCATCAAAACAGCCCTGCCCCCCTGGCCAGCAAAGCCGCCTGTGTACGATTGGCGGCCCCGACCTTACGATACATCGTCTTGACATGCAGCTTCACCGTCGGCTCGGACAGGTCCAGATCGCGCGCGATTTCCTTGTTCGACTTGCCTTCGGTCAGCCCCTTCAAAACCTGCATCTCACGTTCGGTCAACGAGGCCACCAGCGGGTGATCGCAGGCCGCAGGTTCGGACGTCATGAACCCCACCGGGGCGTATTGTTCGCCCATCGCCATGAACTTGATCGCGTTCACCAGCGACTTCGCCGGCAGGGTCTTTGGCACGAACCCCGCCGCCCCCCGTTCCAGCGCCTGTTCGGCAATGTCGCGTGACGCCTGCCCGGAAATCAGCGCAACACGCGGCGATCCCTCAAGCCGCAACGCCCGGTCCAACCCGTCCAGACCGTTCATTCCTGGCATGTTCAGGTCCAGCAGGACCAGGTCGAATGGCCCCTGCGAGCGCACGAGCGTGCAAGCCGTATCCAGATCCGGCGCCGTCGCGGTCTGGATATCCCCCGCGGCCTCGACAAAGGCGACCAACGCATCGCGAACCAGATCGTGATCGTCGGCTATCAGGATCTTCACGCCACGCCCCTTTGCTCAGGCAACCGTCATTCAATCCCGGATCCTGCGGGTCACAGGTTAAGCAATGGCGAATGGGAAATGGGAAACTCCGGAAAAACCTTCGGATTGCGGCGGCATCCCCTCTGGCCGGTCAAGCGCATGTTAACCCCTGCGCCCTACCCTAATGGATAGCCCGTTTATCCCCATGACCGGATGCCGATGCTCCGGCGATGGGATAAATTCCAACTGCCGACGAGAGGACCGTCAGAAATGTTCAGCATTCGCGAGATCATTTTCGGACCGGCCGCACTGCCAAAGCCACCACTCACGACCGAAGGGTCACCTTCGGAGCAACAGCGTGCGGTCTCTGGATGGGTCACTCGGACCGGGTCGGGGGATGTTTCGATTGCCGGAAACGGTGACACGACCCGGGCCAAAATTCAGCTCAAGCGGGTCATTCCGCTGATCTCATTCCGTTCCACAGCAAACCGGGCGGATGACAAGAAAACGTTCGGGCGCGGTCCTCTCTCGGCACTGTCTGACAATATCGCGCCCCGGCACCGGCAATCCGGGCCACGCCGGTCGACCTGTCCGGCCTGATTCTGCGGGCGCCGCAATGCGCACCACGCCAGGGGTCATGCCGAAACGGGTCCGAAACAGTGTTGTGGCAAGCTTTGTTTCGCTTGTGCTGCTCTTGGTTTTGGCCCTGTCGCTGCTTTACAGCCGCGCGGTGATACATGACATCGCGCAACTGCAGACTTCGGAATCCGACAACCTGGTGTGGACCCTTACCCAGGCCGAGGTCGAATATCTCAGCTTTCTCAACGCGATGGACCGCAAGGACCCCGACGGGCAATCCGACCTGAAGCTGGTTCGGGAAAAATTCGACATTCTTTACAGCCGCCTGGCGACGCTGGGGAATTCGCCGGTCTTCGGATCGCTGGTGCAGACCAATCCCGATTTCTTCGCCGCCCTTGCCCAGTTGCAGACCCTTCTGGACGACGCGATCCCGCTGATCGACGGACCAGACCCGGATCTGCAAACCGGCCTGGGGCAAATGGCGGAACAGTCACGGGACGCATGGCAAACGGTGCGCCAGCTCACGACCTCGGGCCTTGGGCATTTCACCGTTTATGCCGACAAGCGCCGCCTCAGGATCGAAAGGACGATGCGCCAGCTGGCCGTGGCAAGCGCATCTCTCCTGGCGCTTCTGATGGCGCTGAGCCTTTACCTGCTGCTGCTCAACCGACAGAAAAGCCGCCGCGGGCTGGCGCTGGAACAGGCCAACCAACGGATGAACACGATCCTGTCCACCTCGCTCGACGGGGTGCTGGTGGCCGATTCCCACGGCCGCATCCTGGAATTCAACGAGGCCGCCGAACGGATTTTCCGCTGCCGCAGCGATGACATCAAGGGCCGCACCGTCAGCGAGCTTTTCGTGCCGGACCACCGGCAGGGCAGCCATCGCGAAGGCCTGCGCCGGCTCAGGTCCGGCGGCGAGCTTCAGATCGTGGGCAAGGGGCGGGTCAAACTGGAAGCCAAGCGCGCCGATGGCGAAATCTTTCCGATCGAGATGGCCGTGCAATCGGCCCGCGACGGCGATACCGAGATCCTGATCACCTTCGTGCGCGACATCTCGAAACGGGTCGCCGACGAAAAGGAACTGGTCAAGGCGCGCGACCGTGCCCTGGCCGGCGAAAAGGCCAAGGCCGATTTCCTCACGGTGATGAGCCACGAGATCCGCACGCCCCTGAACGGGCTGCTGGGCAACCTGTCGCTGCTGGGCAATGCGGACCTGGGCAGGGAACAGCGGCAATTCGTGCACAACATGGACGTGTCCGGCCGCATCCTGCTGCGGCACGTGGATTCCGTGCTGGACATCGCCCGGTTCGAAGCCGGAAAGCTGCAGATCGCGCAGGAACGGGTCCACCTCGGCGAGCTGTTGCAGAACCTGGTCGACGGCCAGGGCGGCAATGCCGCGAACCGGGGCAACACGCTGGACTGGACCTGGGTCGGCGCGCCGCTGCACTGGGTCCGCACCGATGCCCAGCGGATCTATCAGATCTTGCTGAACCTCGTGGGCAACGCCATAAAGTTCACCGAAAACGGCCGCATCTCGGTCGAAGCCGAAGCCGATACCGAACCTCATGGCCTGGATCCCGAGGCCCGCATCGTCGAATTCCGGGTCAGCGACACCGGCATCGGCATCGCCGAGGATCAGGTCACCGCGATCTTCGACGATTTCCACACCTCCGACACTTCGTTCGGCCGCGCGGCCGGGGGCGCGGGGCTGGGCCTGGGGATCGCGCGGCGCATCGTTCAGGCGATGGGTGGCGACATCGGGGTCGAAAGCATCCCCGGCGAAGGCAGCGTCTTCTGGGTCCGCATTCCCATGTGCCCCGCCCGGGCGCCCGCACCGATGGATCCGGCGCCGCGCCGGCCCCCGCTGCTGGCCTGTCTCGACGTGCTGGTCGTCGAGGATAACGAGATCAACCTTCAGGTCGCGCGCAGCATGCTCAAGCGTGATGGTCACCGCGTCAGCAGCGCCCAGGACGGCCAGTCCGGGGTCGAGATGGCCGAAAGCAAACGCTTTGACCTGATCTTCATGGATGTCAGCATGCCGGTGCTCGACGGGCTCGAGGCCACGCGCCGGATCCGTTCGGGCGGCGGGCCGTCGGCCAAGGTGCCGATCATCGCGCTGTCGGCCAACGTGCTGCCGCAGGATAAGGAACGGTTCCGCGCGGCCGGGATGGATGCCTTTCTGGGCAAACCGCTGACCTTGGATGCGCTGCGCCGGGCGCTTGGCGGTGTCCGCGCCAACCGGGACGGACCGCCGGACGCCGGACCGGACGCGCCGGACGCGCCGGACGATGATCCGCTGGTCGACCCGGACCAGATGGCCGAACTGCGCGAAAACCTCGGGCAGGACGCGTTCGACAAGCTGCTGGGCCGCTTTCTGGACGAGGCCGACGCGCTGGTTGCCGACCTGACACCCGGTGATGCCGCCACTGCCGAGCCCGAGGCGCTGGTCGGGCGGGTCCACAAGGTCGCGGGCAGTGCAGCCGTCTTCGGGGCGATCGCGTTCCGCAAGCTTCTCAACGACGTGGAACGGTCGGTGGACAGCGGCGAGATCGCGGCACTGGCCGCCCTGCTGCCCCGTCTTGCGCCCTGCTGGTGCGCGACGCGCGCCCGGCTGAGCACCTGAACACAAGCCCTTCGACCGCCCGATCAGGCCGTGAAACCAGGATCTTGCGGACATTCGACTGGGCCTTCGATACCGACGGATAGGTCGCGATCCGATCGTCCCCGCGGTCGCTCCGTCCGTTATCACGACAGCACCCGGGCCAGCGCGTAGAAAGGTCTCACACCAACCGAGATCGCTGACCCATGACCCAAGCAACCTTTACCTCAGGCACTCTCAGCCCCCTCCCCCCAGCGCAGGTCCTGTGCAACATGCACATGGCCGCCGAGGCAGGTCGCAAGGTCATGGGTCCGCGGACCCAGGGCGCGCCGCGTTTCCCCAAGCCGGCCCGCTACACCACCCAGAAGGCGACGGGCCGCGCCCGGCAGTCCGTCGCCGCCAATACCCTTCACGCCGTCCCGCGGGTCTCTGCCGCGCCGTTCTTCTCGGTCATCGTGGCCTGCCTGAACGCCGCGGACCGGCTGGCCAGGACGCTGGACAGCCTCGCCGCGCAGGGCTTCGCCAACTGGGAAGCGATCGTCGTCGACACCGGATCGACCGACGCCTGCCTGGCCCTGCTGCATGACCGCGCCGCCCGTGACCCGCGCATCGCCGTTGTCCGGGCGCCCCGCCAAAACCGCAGCGCCGCACGCAACCTTGGCGCCTTGACGCACGCTCGGGGCCGGATCCTGGCCTTCTGCGACGCCGACGGGGGCGCGTCGTTCGACCACCTCGGGCAGCTGCACCGCTTCTACCTTGAGACCCGCGCCGACGGCACCTGTGGCCCGGTAGCCGGTTTCGACGAACACCCGCGCGATCCGCGTCGCGCCCCGATCCCGCGCCCCTTTCTCAAGGCCAGCCCGGCCAGCGCAATGTCCAACCTTTCGGTGCGGCGTGACGCCTTCATCGACGCCGGCGGCTTTGACGAGGGCATGGACCAAGATGCCGAGCTGGATGTCGTGATCCGCATGATCGCCGCCGGCGCCTCGATACGGGGCCTGACCGCCCTGCAGGACCAGGTCCTGCGCCCGAAAACGGCCCGCGCTGCCGCCCGGCCCGATCCCGCCCACGCCTGACGATCTGTCCGAAACGCCAACCAGAAAGGTCGATCCCATGACCAAAGTCTCGATCATCGTTCCCGCTTACAACGCCGCGTCGACCCTTCTGCAGACGCTGGATTCCCTGCTGAACCAGACCTACCGCGACTACGAGGTGGTGCTGGTGGACGACGGGTCCACTGATGCCACCCGTCGCCTGGCCGAGGCCTATTGCGCCAACCCCCGGATGCGCGTCGTGCGGCAGTCCAACCGCGGCGCCGCGGCGGCCCGCAACACCGGCATCGCGGCGGCCCGCGGACGGTACATCGGGTTCTGCGACGCCGACGACATGTGGCACCCGCAAAAGCTGGCCACCCATGTGGAACACCTGGACGCCAACCCCGACATCGGCGTCAGCTTTTCGGCCACCACGCTGGTGGACGAGGAGGACCGCCCGCTCGGCCAGTTCCAGCGGCCCAAGCTGCACAACATCTCGGCCGCGCATCTGTTCAAGCGCAATCCGGTGGGCACAGTGTCCACCGTGGTTGCCCGGCGCGAGGCGCTTGAGGAGGTGTCCTACCGCCCGTATCACGAGAACGACCGCGACTGGGTCTTTGACGAACAGCTTCAGGCCTTCGACGATTTCGAATGCTGGCTGCGCATGGCCCTGACGACCCTGTGGAAGATCGAGGGCGTGAACGGGCTGCTGACCCGCCAGCGCGTCAACATCACCGCCCTGCGCCACGGGATCGACCGCCAGATCGCCGGCTGGGACCAGATGATCGCCGCCCTGCGTCCCGCCGCCCCGGCCTTCTTTCTTCAGCATGAACCGGCCGCCCGCGCCCACCAGCTGCATTTCCTGACCCGCAGCCGCGCCCTGGACCCCGAGGCGGACCGCGCCGGGGACATGATGCACCAGGCGCTGGCCCTGTCGCTGCGCTCGGACATGCACCAGGATCCGGCACCGGACTTCCATGGCGAAATGGCACGGCAAATGACCCGGGAAATGGCTGGCAATGACGCCGGCGAGACGGAACAGGAGGGCACGCCGTCCAGCTTCGCTTCGATGGTTCTGGGTGCGATTTCCGGCGGGGCGATTGCCCGAACGGCCCGGTCGGCCCCGTCCAGCTGGATCTGACGACACGACGGAATCGGGTGCACCCCCACCCGACCGGGCCTTGCTCCCTCCCTGGGCAAGGCCATCCCCGAGGCCGGCCGCCCGTCCGGCCTCGGGGGCATTGGCCTTCGGTTCCTGTTCCTTAGCCGGCGGCCAGGTGCCGGCGCGCCTCGCGCGCCAGCACCCCCTCTTCATCCGTGTTCAGCACCAGAACCGTCACACGCCCGCCCGGTCCCGTCAGGTCCGGGCCGTTTGCCGTATTGGCGGCCTCGTCGATCCGTATGCCGATCCAGCCCATGTCCTCGCAGACCCGACTGCGCACCAGCGCGGAATGCTCGCCGATGCCGCCGGTGAAAACCAGGCCGTCAAGGCCTCCCAGGGCGGCCGCCATGGCGCCCAGTTCGCGACGGATGCGGAAGACGAAATAATCGATCGCCTCGGCCGCCGCCGGATCATCGGACGCTTCAAGCGTGCGCATGTCGTTGGACAGCCCCGACAGGCCCAAAAGGCCCGACTGGGTATAGATCAGCTTGGTGATGGCCTCGGCGTCCATGCCTTCCTCGGTCATCAGGTACAGCAGCACACCAGGATCCAGCTGCCCGGTCCGGGTGCCCATGGGCAACCCGTCGACAGCCGAAAACCCCATGGTCGAGGCCTGCGACCGCCCGCCCAGCAGCCCGCACATCGACGCCCCGTTGCCCAGGTGCGCCACCACCACCCGGCCCGCGAACAGCGCTGGGTAATCGGTGGCCAGCTTGGTCGAGATGTAATCGTAGGACAGCCCGTGGAACCCGTAGCGCCGCACGCCCTTGTCGTAATAGGCGCGCGGCAGGGCGAAGGTATCGTTCACCCAGGGATGGCCCCGGTGGAAGGCGGTGTCGAAACAGGCGATCTGCATGGCGTCGGGAAACGCCTCCATCGCGCCGCGCACGCCGGACAGGTTGTGCGGCTGGTGCAACGGCGCATAGGGCGCCAGCGCGGCCAGTTCCTTCATCAGCGGCTCGGACAGGACCACGCTTTCGGTGCGATCCGGCCCGCCATGCACGATCCGGTGACAGACCGCATCGATCCGCGCGTCCGGCGCGCCTTCAAGGACCAGGTCCAGCACCGCCTTCATGGCCCCGGCATGTCCCGCCTCCGGGTGGCCGATGCCGCGCTCCACGACGGTGCCGTCGGTCCATCTGGCCTTCAGGAACGGGTCGGTGCCGATGCGTTCGATCAGGCCGGTCATCACCGGGCTGTTGTCGTGGCCCGCATAAAGCGCCGTCTTCAG includes these proteins:
- the epsH gene encoding Putative glycosyltransferase EpsH, which gives rise to MTQATFTSGTLSPLPPAQVLCNMHMAAEAGRKVMGPRTQGAPRFPKPARYTTQKATGRARQSVAANTLHAVPRVSAAPFFSVIVACLNAADRLARTLDSLAAQGFANWEAIVVDTGSTDACLALLHDRAARDPRIAVVRAPRQNRSAARNLGALTHARGRILAFCDADGGASFDHLGQLHRFYLETRADGTCGPVAGFDEHPRDPRRAPIPRPFLKASPASAMSNLSVRRDAFIDAGGFDEGMDQDAELDVVIRMIAAGASIRGLTALQDQVLRPKTARAAARPDPAHA
- the epsJ_2 gene encoding putative glycosyltransferase EpsJ; translation: MTKVSIIVPAYNAASTLLQTLDSLLNQTYRDYEVVLVDDGSTDATRRLAEAYCANPRMRVVRQSNRGAAAARNTGIAAARGRYIGFCDADDMWHPQKLATHVEHLDANPDIGVSFSATTLVDEEDRPLGQFQRPKLHNISAAHLFKRNPVGTVSTVVARREALEEVSYRPYHENDRDWVFDEQLQAFDDFECWLRMALTTLWKIEGVNGLLTRQRVNITALRHGIDRQIAGWDQMIAALRPAAPAFFLQHEPAARAHQLHFLTRSRALDPEADRAGDMMHQALALSLRSDMHQDPAPDFHGEMARQMTREMAGNDAGETEQEGTPSSFASMVLGAISGGAIARTARSAPSSWI
- the glk gene encoding Glucokinase — encoded protein: MTTPWFLCADIGGTNLRLRAYDAGGTRASQQHETAGPGELAEHFGAFAAAQGSAPELVVAAVAGPVLNNRVQLTNAAKSLSGGDLRRTTGAPEAFLINDFAAASWATARTTPDDLLCLQGAAQPPAEGVHVVVGPGTGLGVGTLVFRNGVHTAIPGEGGHVALAPTSREELEIFDAFRKLWPEVFYGDGLTCESEAMLSGTGLPILYRAVQDVMGDTGPHLDAKGVLTAAHQDRDPVAHRVAHIFRSHLARLSGDIGLLNGADSVFLVGGVATKNPWLFDDTFVDAFNQGGRFTALRRSINLYLLRNPDFGLLGAWNYAVHWMDTHLG
- the degU_4 gene encoding Protease production enhancer protein; its protein translation is MKILIADDHDLVRDALVAFVEAAGDIQTATAPDLDTACTLVRSQGPFDLVLLDLNMPGMNGLDGLDRALRLEGSPRVALISGQASRDIAEQALERGAAGFVPKTLPAKSLVNAIKFMAMGEQYAPVGFMTSEPAACDHPLVASLTEREMQVLKGLTEGKSNKEIARDLDLSEPTVKLHVKTMYRKVGAANRTQAALLARGAGLF
- the limB_2 gene encoding Limonene 1,2-monooxygenase, yielding MQHFSFLDLSPVPEGQTVADALAHTVDLARHAERLGYHRYWLAEHHNMPGIASAATALVIGQVAAATRTMRVGAGGIMLPNHSPLMVAENFGTLATLYPGRIDLGLGRAPGSDMPTARALRRHMSPEDTFPQDVVELIGFLGDSTPSQPVRAIPGEGTHVPVWILGSSLFGAQLAAHLGLPYAFASHFAPQLLAEALHIYRDRFQPSAVLDRPHVMVAAGVCAADTDAEADFHRSSQILSFARLRTGRPGKLPYPVKDVMTEIPPHVMSQVQSSLSVSATGSPATVRRELSTILDTYAPDELIITGMIHDHAARIRSLEIASEVLSDLQDSSVAA
- the ackA gene encoding Acetate kinase: MSAHILTLNAGSSSLKTALYAGHDNSPVMTGLIERIGTDPFLKARWTDGTVVERGIGHPEAGHAGAMKAVLDLVLEGAPDARIDAVCHRIVHGGPDRTESVVLSEPLMKELAALAPYAPLHQPHNLSGVRGAMEAFPDAMQIACFDTAFHRGHPWVNDTFALPRAYYDKGVRRYGFHGLSYDYISTKLATDYPALFAGRVVVAHLGNGASMCGLLGGRSQASTMGFSAVDGLPMGTRTGQLDPGVLLYLMTEEGMDAEAITKLIYTQSGLLGLSGLSNDMRTLEASDDPAAAEAIDYFVFRIRRELGAMAAALGGLDGLVFTGGIGEHSALVRSRVCEDMGWIGIRIDEAANTANGPDLTGPGGRVTVLVLNTDEEGVLAREARRHLAAG
- the bglA_1 gene encoding Beta-glucosidase A, with product MNLTRKDFPKGFLFGTATSAYQIEGHKFGGAGETHWDTFAATPGNVENAENGALACDHYHRYEADLDLIAAAGFDCYRFSTSWARVLPEGRGTPNPEGLDFYDRLVDAMLERGLKPCATLYHWELPSPLADLGGWTNRDIAGWFADFTEVIMSRIGDRVYNAAPINEPWCVGWLSHFMGIHAPGLRNIRATARAMHHVLLAHGRAIQVMRGLGMDNLGGVFNMEWANPADDTPEAARAAALYDGYYNRFFLSGVFHKRYPDNVMEGFAPHMPTGWQDDFDTIGQRLDWCGINYYTRKNIAPNSGPWPSLDEVDGPLPKTEMDWEIYPDGLYNFLTRTAKDYTGDLPLHVTENGMASADILENGAVDDAPRIAYLNDHMAAIHRAIADGVPLKSYFVWSLLDNYEWSRGYEKRFGLVHMDFDTLERTPKASYHALKQALT